In Passer domesticus isolate bPasDom1 chromosome 1, bPasDom1.hap1, whole genome shotgun sequence, one DNA window encodes the following:
- the NUDCD1 gene encoding nudC domain-containing protein 1 isoform X1 — MAGAAHCSLQAKRLLLDPKFEGYKLSLEPLACYQLGLDAAVAEVQLRDDQYTLDHMRAFGMYNYLHLDSWYQDNVYYVDQFGRVMNLSVTLDTALQKPREVFRLPADLTACDNRLCASMHFSSSTWVTLSDGTGRLYLIKSGKRGSSASEKWEIVFNEELGSPFIVAHSVSFVKSDAHSLAVLLLRVEKDELDTKGSGFHVTLEWVTVAEGREGDHRYEIIKRRVLQGKSVPHYAAIEPSGDGLMVVSHKPFTFMQSESDKLEENDDAKVSNEKKDPLYYWQQTEDDVTITVHLPQDVTRDDIKIRFSPDNICVTLKDQPPLMEGKLYSSVDHESCTWIIREDKSLEISLIKKNEGCRWTELIVGDTRGEFIMDPSQCSEIAESLMHLTSEVMNPNPEKENPPCNAQELEECDAFLEDGASLCRFDGDTLKITHIINLGSNQYLFSVVVNPKEMPCFCLRHDVDALLWQPHSDQPENMWEHIATFNALGYVQASKQDKKFMACAPDYSYAALCECLRRVFIYRQPTPLATVLYNRKEGRQVGQVAKQLVATLEANDPILGFQATSERLFVLTTKTLFLIKVNSGN; from the exons CTGTAGCAGAAGTGCAGCTTCGTGATGATCAATATACCCTTGACCACATGCGTGCTTTTGGCATGTATAATTATCTTCACCTTGATTCCTGGTACCAGGATAATGTCTACTATGTTGATCAGTTTGGAAGGGTCATGAATCTGTCAGTGACTCTG GACACTGCTCTACAAAAACCAAGAGAAGTTTTCAGGCTACCTGCAGACTTGACTGCGTGTGATAATCGCCTTTGTGCctcaatgcatttctcatcctCCACGTGGGTTACCCTTTCTGATGGTACAGGAAGACTATATTTAATTAAATCAGGCAAACGTGGAAGCAGTGCATCTGAAAAGTGGGAG ATTGTGTTTAATGAAGAACTAGGAAGTCCATTTATTGTAGCACACAGTGTTTCATTTGTAAAATCTGATGCACATTCActagctgtgctgctgcttagGGTAGAAAAAGATGAACTGGACACAAAAGGAAGTGGATTTCATGTTACTTTGGAATGGGTTACAGTTGCAGAAGGAAGAGAGG gtGATCATAGATACGAAATCATTAAAAGGAGAGTTTTGCAAGGAAAATCAGTCCCCCATTATGCAGCAATAGAGCCAAGTGGGGATGGTCTAATGGTTGTTTCCCACAAACCATTCACATTTATGCAAAGTGAAAGTGACAAATTAGAAGAAAATGATGATGCAAAAGTATCAAATGAAAAGAAAG ACCCTCTCTACTACTGGCAGCAGACAGAAGATGATGTGACCATAACAGTTCACCTGCCTCAAGATGTCACAAGAGATGACATAAAAATACGTTTTTCCCCTGATAATATATGTGTTACACTAAAAGACCAGCCTCCATTGATGGAAGGAAAGCTCTATTCATCTGTGGACCACGAAAGCTGCACATGGATAATTAGAGAGGACAAAAG TTTGGAAATCTCTCTGATTAAGAAAAATGAGGGGTGCCGGTGGACAGAGCTAATTGTTGGCGACACAAGAGGGGAATTCATTATGGACCCTTCCCAATGCTCTGAAATAGCTGAAAGCCTGATGCATCTTACTTCTGAAGTAATG aatccaaaccctgaaaaggaaaatccacCATGTAATGCTCAAGAGTTAGAAGAATGTGATGCTTTTCTTGAAGATGGTGCAAGCTTGTGCAGATTTGATGGTGATACCTTGAAAATCACTCATATA attaATCTTGGAAGCAACCAGTATCTTTTCTCAGTTGTTGTGAATCCCAAAGAAATGCCATGCTTCTGCCTGAGGCATGATGTTGATGCTCTTCTCTGGCAGCCTCACTCTGACCAACCAGAGAATATGTGGGAACACATTGCAACTTTTAATGCTTTAG GTTATGTCCAAGCATCAAAGCAAGAcaagaagttcatggcttgTGCTCCAGATTACTCCTACGCTGCTCTTTGTGAATGCTTGCGAAGAGTTTTCATCTATCGCCAGCCGACTCCTCTGGCCACAGTTCTCTAcaacaggaaggaaggaagacaaGTAGGACAGGTTGCTAAGCAGCTGGTAGCAACCCTGGAAGCCAATGATCCTATCTTAGGCTTTCAAGCTACGAGTGAGAGATTATTTGTTCTCACAACAAAAAccttgtttttaataaaggtgAACTCTGGAAATTAA
- the NUDCD1 gene encoding nudC domain-containing protein 1 isoform X2, with protein sequence MRAFGMYNYLHLDSWYQDNVYYVDQFGRVMNLSVTLDTALQKPREVFRLPADLTACDNRLCASMHFSSSTWVTLSDGTGRLYLIKSGKRGSSASEKWEIVFNEELGSPFIVAHSVSFVKSDAHSLAVLLLRVEKDELDTKGSGFHVTLEWVTVAEGREGDHRYEIIKRRVLQGKSVPHYAAIEPSGDGLMVVSHKPFTFMQSESDKLEENDDAKVSNEKKDPLYYWQQTEDDVTITVHLPQDVTRDDIKIRFSPDNICVTLKDQPPLMEGKLYSSVDHESCTWIIREDKSLEISLIKKNEGCRWTELIVGDTRGEFIMDPSQCSEIAESLMHLTSEVMNPNPEKENPPCNAQELEECDAFLEDGASLCRFDGDTLKITHIINLGSNQYLFSVVVNPKEMPCFCLRHDVDALLWQPHSDQPENMWEHIATFNALGYVQASKQDKKFMACAPDYSYAALCECLRRVFIYRQPTPLATVLYNRKEGRQVGQVAKQLVATLEANDPILGFQATSERLFVLTTKTLFLIKVNSGN encoded by the exons ATGCGTGCTTTTGGCATGTATAATTATCTTCACCTTGATTCCTGGTACCAGGATAATGTCTACTATGTTGATCAGTTTGGAAGGGTCATGAATCTGTCAGTGACTCTG GACACTGCTCTACAAAAACCAAGAGAAGTTTTCAGGCTACCTGCAGACTTGACTGCGTGTGATAATCGCCTTTGTGCctcaatgcatttctcatcctCCACGTGGGTTACCCTTTCTGATGGTACAGGAAGACTATATTTAATTAAATCAGGCAAACGTGGAAGCAGTGCATCTGAAAAGTGGGAG ATTGTGTTTAATGAAGAACTAGGAAGTCCATTTATTGTAGCACACAGTGTTTCATTTGTAAAATCTGATGCACATTCActagctgtgctgctgcttagGGTAGAAAAAGATGAACTGGACACAAAAGGAAGTGGATTTCATGTTACTTTGGAATGGGTTACAGTTGCAGAAGGAAGAGAGG gtGATCATAGATACGAAATCATTAAAAGGAGAGTTTTGCAAGGAAAATCAGTCCCCCATTATGCAGCAATAGAGCCAAGTGGGGATGGTCTAATGGTTGTTTCCCACAAACCATTCACATTTATGCAAAGTGAAAGTGACAAATTAGAAGAAAATGATGATGCAAAAGTATCAAATGAAAAGAAAG ACCCTCTCTACTACTGGCAGCAGACAGAAGATGATGTGACCATAACAGTTCACCTGCCTCAAGATGTCACAAGAGATGACATAAAAATACGTTTTTCCCCTGATAATATATGTGTTACACTAAAAGACCAGCCTCCATTGATGGAAGGAAAGCTCTATTCATCTGTGGACCACGAAAGCTGCACATGGATAATTAGAGAGGACAAAAG TTTGGAAATCTCTCTGATTAAGAAAAATGAGGGGTGCCGGTGGACAGAGCTAATTGTTGGCGACACAAGAGGGGAATTCATTATGGACCCTTCCCAATGCTCTGAAATAGCTGAAAGCCTGATGCATCTTACTTCTGAAGTAATG aatccaaaccctgaaaaggaaaatccacCATGTAATGCTCAAGAGTTAGAAGAATGTGATGCTTTTCTTGAAGATGGTGCAAGCTTGTGCAGATTTGATGGTGATACCTTGAAAATCACTCATATA attaATCTTGGAAGCAACCAGTATCTTTTCTCAGTTGTTGTGAATCCCAAAGAAATGCCATGCTTCTGCCTGAGGCATGATGTTGATGCTCTTCTCTGGCAGCCTCACTCTGACCAACCAGAGAATATGTGGGAACACATTGCAACTTTTAATGCTTTAG GTTATGTCCAAGCATCAAAGCAAGAcaagaagttcatggcttgTGCTCCAGATTACTCCTACGCTGCTCTTTGTGAATGCTTGCGAAGAGTTTTCATCTATCGCCAGCCGACTCCTCTGGCCACAGTTCTCTAcaacaggaaggaaggaagacaaGTAGGACAGGTTGCTAAGCAGCTGGTAGCAACCCTGGAAGCCAATGATCCTATCTTAGGCTTTCAAGCTACGAGTGAGAGATTATTTGTTCTCACAACAAAAAccttgtttttaataaaggtgAACTCTGGAAATTAA